One segment of Natronosalvus halobius DNA contains the following:
- a CDS encoding S26 family signal peptidase — MNGTSIAKQVAMGLVGLVVVLLVLGQVLGQPILLGYVATGSMEPTLSAGDGFVAVPSAVTDAPEPGDVVVFEAETLHGGGLTTHRIVAETDEGYVTRGDANPFTDQDGGEPPVTEGKIVAEAWQIGGSVVRVPHLGTVIMSVQGLVGAVFGLLAAPLGITAAFDAEGTGALLVALGVGLLGVGLLLERVGVAERRTARRTSRENVIGLWSALSAVVVVLALFATAAMVIPAGGTAYELVSTDSPTDDPQIVAPGETTTLTRTIDNSGYVPVVVVLDAPHPAVDAEPRSTTVGSRDTAEVALSMTAPETTGSYTRDVVESRYLLVLPPTLLVWLHDVHPFVAIGAVNVVIVAVAVGLVFALFGTGDLRIRTPGSHLPLSRRLERLLEKWL; from the coding sequence ATGAACGGGACGTCGATAGCCAAACAGGTCGCGATGGGGCTGGTGGGCCTCGTCGTGGTACTGCTGGTGCTCGGCCAGGTGCTGGGCCAGCCGATACTGCTCGGCTACGTCGCGACGGGGAGTATGGAGCCAACGCTTTCGGCCGGCGACGGGTTCGTCGCGGTCCCGAGCGCGGTGACCGACGCACCCGAACCCGGCGATGTCGTCGTCTTCGAGGCCGAGACGTTACACGGGGGCGGACTCACGACCCATCGAATCGTCGCCGAGACCGACGAGGGGTACGTGACGCGGGGCGACGCCAACCCGTTCACCGACCAGGACGGGGGCGAGCCACCGGTCACCGAGGGGAAGATCGTCGCCGAAGCCTGGCAGATCGGGGGGTCGGTCGTCCGGGTCCCGCACCTGGGAACCGTTATCATGAGCGTCCAGGGGCTCGTCGGGGCCGTCTTCGGTCTCCTGGCGGCGCCGCTCGGGATCACGGCCGCCTTCGACGCCGAAGGGACCGGTGCTCTGCTGGTGGCCCTCGGGGTCGGCCTGCTCGGGGTCGGCTTGCTGCTCGAGCGTGTCGGCGTGGCCGAACGGCGGACGGCGCGACGAACCAGCCGCGAGAACGTGATCGGCCTCTGGTCGGCGCTGTCGGCCGTCGTCGTCGTGCTCGCCCTGTTCGCGACCGCGGCGATGGTGATCCCGGCAGGCGGAACCGCGTACGAACTCGTGAGTACCGACTCGCCGACCGACGACCCACAGATCGTCGCCCCCGGGGAGACGACGACGCTTACGCGAACGATCGACAACAGCGGCTACGTTCCGGTCGTCGTCGTACTCGATGCGCCACACCCCGCCGTCGATGCCGAGCCGCGGTCGACGACGGTCGGCAGTCGCGACACTGCCGAGGTAGCGCTCTCGATGACGGCACCGGAGACGACGGGGAGCTACACCCGCGACGTCGTCGAGAGTCGGTACCTCCTCGTCTTGCCACCGACGCTCCTCGTCTGGCTCCACGACGTCCACCCCTTCGTGGCCATCGGCGCGGTCAACGTCGTGATCGTCGCCGTGGCCGTTGGTCTCGTGTTCGCCCTCTTTGGCACCGGAGACCTCCGGATCCGGACGCCTGGATCGCACCTCCCGCTTTCCAGGCGACTCGAACGCTTGCTCGAGAAGTGGCTGTGA
- a CDS encoding DUF5305 domain-containing protein: MTNTPRLDLLIARSGRPILIALLVIGTIALLATGWVVANPSTTTTTQEVDRQTVSTQVGTEAVVVQDGLWEAGTVLEDNPAYVINASPELEVVAETAVPSDETSLEHEIVLRYAASRNGEVFWESERVLAAEEPTVTDGQGVTRASVDVREVQDRREELRARLDGVGTVDLSLIVRTSYDTGTHVGEHAPSTSFVVTERSYYLEDHPEESDPNPVTQTVETTDPPSSALIGALLILTVGSFGGAAFVNSRSDVDVDRARQAIHENRYAEWISRGSLPMWIGDEHVSLDTLEDVVDVAIDTNERVIHDRSRGLFAVVSDGVVYYYSDRGLWEETAWPDFDLEERPTPGDVVSPGDGDESSARPGDSGPKPPFEDLPDPEDDDAWNNL, encoded by the coding sequence GTGACGAACACGCCGCGGCTCGACTTACTGATCGCCAGGTCCGGTCGACCGATCCTAATCGCGCTGCTCGTGATCGGCACGATTGCCCTGCTCGCGACCGGCTGGGTCGTCGCGAACCCGTCGACGACCACGACTACCCAGGAGGTCGATCGCCAGACGGTTTCGACGCAGGTCGGCACGGAAGCCGTGGTCGTCCAGGACGGTCTCTGGGAGGCGGGAACGGTGCTCGAGGACAATCCTGCGTACGTGATCAACGCCTCCCCGGAACTCGAGGTCGTCGCAGAGACGGCGGTTCCGAGCGACGAGACGAGCCTCGAACACGAGATCGTCCTCAGGTACGCGGCCTCGCGCAACGGCGAGGTGTTCTGGGAGTCAGAACGGGTGCTGGCGGCCGAGGAACCGACGGTCACGGACGGACAGGGCGTCACCAGGGCGTCGGTCGACGTCCGAGAGGTCCAGGACAGACGTGAGGAACTCAGGGCCCGCCTCGACGGGGTCGGCACGGTCGACCTCTCGCTGATCGTCCGCACGAGTTACGATACGGGGACGCACGTCGGCGAGCACGCCCCGTCGACCTCGTTCGTCGTCACCGAGCGGAGTTACTATCTCGAAGACCATCCCGAAGAGTCGGACCCGAACCCGGTCACCCAGACCGTCGAGACGACGGACCCACCCAGTTCCGCGCTGATCGGCGCCCTCCTGATCCTCACGGTGGGTTCGTTCGGTGGGGCCGCGTTCGTCAACTCCCGCTCCGACGTCGACGTCGACCGAGCACGGCAGGCGATTCACGAGAATCGCTACGCGGAGTGGATTTCGCGGGGCTCGCTGCCGATGTGGATTGGCGACGAACACGTCTCGCTCGACACGCTCGAGGACGTCGTTGACGTCGCTATCGACACGAACGAGCGCGTGATCCACGATCGGAGCCGCGGCCTGTTCGCGGTCGTCAGCGACGGCGTCGTCTACTACTACAGCGACCGCGGGCTCTGGGAGGAGACGGCGTGGCCGGACTTCGACCTGGAGGAGCGGCCGACTCCGGGCGACGTGGTCTCACCCGGTGACGGCGACGAATCGTCGGCTCGACCGGGCGATAGCGGACCGAAGCCGCCGTTCGAGGACTTGCCGGACCCCGAGGACGACGACGCCTGGAACAATCTGTGA
- a CDS encoding ArsR family transcriptional regulator, translating to MSETDGEDITDLPPSAKLVYKVLEYDGPLTQKQIVEESMLSARTVRYALERLSDIGTVDENIYFADARQSLYRITEAEPVAADGSGGEPASKDACCAE from the coding sequence ATGAGTGAGACTGACGGGGAGGACATTACGGATTTGCCACCGAGTGCGAAACTGGTCTACAAAGTCCTCGAGTACGACGGCCCGTTGACCCAGAAGCAGATCGTCGAGGAGTCGATGCTGTCGGCGCGCACGGTCAGGTACGCCCTCGAGCGCCTCAGCGACATCGGCACCGTCGACGAGAACATCTACTTCGCGGACGCACGCCAGAGCCTCTACCGGATCACGGAAGCCGAACCAGTTGCGGCCGACGGTAGCGGCGGCGAGCCAGCCAGCAAGGACGCCTGCTGTGCGGAGTGA
- a CDS encoding IMPACT family protein — MDAEAYRTVAEAATASFVVQGSEFLGHARPVDDLESAEAFIENVHEEYADATHNVPAYRIRVDADGRLREYSSDDGEPSGSAGKPALNVLSQRDLENVAVVVTRYYGGTNLGVGGLVRAYSRAVKEAVDAAGVIEERPHETVSITLEYDDSGTVRGILESEGLEFEAEYEADVRFEVRVPIADADALRDRIRSATSGRARLE, encoded by the coding sequence ATGGACGCCGAGGCCTACCGAACCGTTGCCGAGGCCGCGACCGCGAGCTTCGTCGTCCAGGGCTCGGAGTTTCTCGGGCACGCTCGCCCCGTCGACGACCTCGAATCGGCCGAGGCGTTCATCGAGAACGTACACGAGGAGTACGCCGACGCGACCCACAACGTTCCGGCCTATCGAATCAGGGTCGACGCCGATGGCCGGCTCCGGGAGTACTCGAGCGACGACGGCGAGCCGAGCGGTTCCGCCGGTAAGCCTGCCCTGAATGTACTCTCTCAGCGCGACCTCGAGAACGTCGCGGTCGTCGTCACGCGTTACTACGGCGGGACGAACCTCGGCGTCGGCGGCCTCGTTCGGGCGTACTCCCGAGCGGTCAAGGAGGCGGTCGACGCCGCGGGCGTGATCGAGGAGCGGCCCCACGAGACGGTCTCGATCACCCTCGAGTACGACGATTCGGGCACCGTTCGTGGCATCCTCGAGAGCGAGGGGCTCGAGTTCGAGGCGGAGTACGAAGCGGACGTACGCTTCGAGGTTCGAGTGCCGATCGCCGACGCCGACGCTCTCCGTGACCGAATTCGCAGTGCGACGAGTGGGCGGGCACGTCTCGAGTGA